CTTCCAGATCACCCTGTCTTCTTCTTACATGTTCCAGAAAAAGTTTTTCATCGGAATTTAGAAAATGACCTCCACTGCAAGCTCCGTGAACCAATATATCATCTTTTCCGTCGGACCCGCCTATGATGATATCTCCTCCCTGCATATGAAAAATATTAATGGCAAATCGATCTTGCGGCAAGGTCGCACCGATTTTTAAATAACTGTATTTTGTTTCTATAAAACTGGCGATGCCATCTCTGTATAAAATCAGATTCGGATGTTCCGCGTTTACAAAGTACAAAAGCCCCGATTCATCTTCCAGAAGCCCGAGAACCAAAGATACAAGCATCGTATAATCGAAACTTTCGAAAGTTTTATTCAACTCATTGAATACTTCCCTGATCCATTGTTCGGGATATTGGTTTTGATAATCTTCACGGTTTTTGGTTCTTTCTATGATGGAGCCGAAGACCGCACCTAGAACGAGTGCACCTGCTGCTCCTTGCAACGATTTTCCCATTGCGTCTGCATTTATGAATACAGTATGTTTTTTTCCCCGAAGAAAAATCGTATGTGCAATGGATAAGTCTCCTCCGATTTCTCCCTTTTTACCTTTGAACGAAAATTCCTTTTTCTGCTTGGTTAAAAATTCGATTTTCACTTCGTCGCTTTCGATTTTGGTTCCACCCAAAGGTTTTACCAATAGGGAAGTCAGATAATAATCTCCATCCTGATGAAGTTTCATTTTTTGAATTTCTTCCGCGACTTCTCTTTTTTCGATTTCAGAGGCAATACTCCTGCTCATCATTTCAATCACTTCTATAAAATGGTCTTCAATCGGAGTTCCTCCCGTTTCTTTGGAAAAAAATCCGATGGAACCTTCTACTTTTCCATTGATGATAATGGGAACTTCGATGAATTTGCTAAATCCGTAATCTTTGAAAAACAGAGTTTTTTGCAGTCCGTCTTCCGAATGAATGTCTTCATAATAAATTGTTTTTCCGATTTCGGATCCTTTTGCAAAAAAAGTATCTACAACCCGAAACTGATCTCCCGGTTTTAGATTGGCAACATCTCCTTCAATTCTCACGATTCTGTACTTGTCCTGTTTTAACCTGCTGATCAGTCCTATCGGAAAGTGAAACAGATTGAGACCTGTTTTGAGATAGCCGGAAAATAAATCCTCGATTGAATCGAAGTTAGATGTCGCAAGCCTATGGATTTCTTTTAAAGAATGACTTAAGGCATAGACCGACTCGATGGAATGGGAAATATACGTATCCGATTTTCTTCTTTCCAGCTCCTGTGCTGTTCTAACGGAGATTAGTTCAAAAATTTTCAGGACCCGTCCGAGGTTTCGTATGTTTTTATTCTCCAGAACCGAGATGACTCCGATCACTTCTCCGGAACGATTTTTCAGAGGATAACCCAGGTAATGTGTTCCTTTGACGGAAAGAACGGATTCGAATCCGGGGTATCTTTCTTCCAAATGATCCGAATGGTAATGTGATTTTGTTTCTATCACTTCGGAACAAGGTGCGATATCGGCATTGTAGGTTTGACGAGGGAGCAAATCTCCCGAATGAACCAAGGCCAAGGTTTGGAAAACGGCAGAATCTTTTTTCCACTCCGCAATCCAAACGGTTGATAGGTGGAGAACATTCGCCAATCTCAAAACTCTTGTTTGAAAAAAATCACCGGAGGGAGGGGATAAAAGTAACGAAGATAGGTTTTCCAGAGTTTCTTCCGATTCTTTGGAAATTTCATAGGGGTTGTAGCTTGGTCTGACTTCTGTAAACATAGTGCCACTCCTTGGAATGAATTTCGAAATTCTGGGAGATAGCTCAAGGCCTAATTCGTTATCACGGAATAAAAATCTAATATAGCGTATATTTGTTTATGCAAAAAGAAGCAGATTCTGGCAATACGGAGGATTCCCTTTGATTCGGGGAAAATTCA
The nucleotide sequence above comes from Leptospira kobayashii. Encoded proteins:
- a CDS encoding PP2C family protein-serine/threonine phosphatase produces the protein MFTEVRPSYNPYEISKESEETLENLSSLLLSPPSGDFFQTRVLRLANVLHLSTVWIAEWKKDSAVFQTLALVHSGDLLPRQTYNADIAPCSEVIETKSHYHSDHLEERYPGFESVLSVKGTHYLGYPLKNRSGEVIGVISVLENKNIRNLGRVLKIFELISVRTAQELERRKSDTYISHSIESVYALSHSLKEIHRLATSNFDSIEDLFSGYLKTGLNLFHFPIGLISRLKQDKYRIVRIEGDVANLKPGDQFRVVDTFFAKGSEIGKTIYYEDIHSEDGLQKTLFFKDYGFSKFIEVPIIINGKVEGSIGFFSKETGGTPIEDHFIEVIEMMSRSIASEIEKREVAEEIQKMKLHQDGDYYLTSLLVKPLGGTKIESDEVKIEFLTKQKKEFSFKGKKGEIGGDLSIAHTIFLRGKKHTVFINADAMGKSLQGAAGALVLGAVFGSIIERTKNREDYQNQYPEQWIREVFNELNKTFESFDYTMLVSLVLGLLEDESGLLYFVNAEHPNLILYRDGIASFIETKYSYLKIGATLPQDRFAINIFHMQGGDIIIGGSDGKDDILVHGACSGGHFLNSDEKLFLEHVRRRQGDLEGIVRSIQQTGDLTDDLSLFRLEYISPEKQENTGLSQDLDQIRKFKNEIRKGNLELALELLEEAYELGHQNLEVLRSLVKFKIASKEYDQAIKHGEEYLSVKADNNYILLSLSFAYQKSGNIDKAIEYSERLILREPQFSNNTTNLAVLYAKKGEFQKAKELLHFAIDSTNDEHRLEKLEKYLARIEHVHAKQKRKISVI